In the genome of Pirellulales bacterium, the window GCACACCGGCCCGCCAACCGGCGGCGGCCAGGCTGATATCGCGATGCGGAAATCGCTCGGCCTCGATGACGCGACCTACTCCTTCGCCCATGCCCTCGCCGCGGTCGGCCGCTTCGCGAACGATGTCGTTCAAGCGGCCGGTCTGACGCCAAAGTCCAAACTGCCCGGCCTTGATCCATTTGGGCACGCTCTCGCTGGTGCCGCCGCCAAGCGCCAACTCGTAATCATGAATGATGCCCGCCCCGTTGGTCGCCAAGAGCGTGATGACGCCGCGCTCAATCAAGTCGATCAAGAACCGCGACAAACCCAATTTGATCGGGTGACCGCCGATCAACGCGATCACCGGTCTGCCATGGCGCCGTGCGGCGACAATCGCGTCGATCAGATCATCAAATTCGGGATGCTGAAACAACTCGTTCGGCGGCGCCAGTTCGCGGAAACCAGCCAGCGTCAGGTCATGACCGCGGTCGCCGAGATCGCGCAGCTCGATCCGACTGCGATCAAAGAGTTGATAGCGGCTCATGCTAGCAATTTCCGGTCTATCAGTTGTTGGAACCGCGTTCAACCTACAGTCGCGCGGCGACGAGCGCCAATCCGAAAGCGCGGTTATCTATCTTATCGTCTCTGCATCCGCCGTGATGAATCGTCTTTTCTGGTTTACGCCGGGACGATACAGTCTGCGAGCTTGTCACCCGCTGGTCAGGGACGACCCTCGATGATGAACTCGCACGCGCTGGCGCAGACGTTTGAGAACCTGGGAAATCCACGGGTTCTCGTGATTGGCGACCTGATTCTCGACCGCTACACCTTTGGCAACGCAGAACGCGTCAGCCAGGAGGCGCCGGTGATTTTGCTGCGCGCGGATCAGCGCGAGGCCCGCGCCGGCGGCGCCGCCAACGTGTGCCTGATGCTGTTGGGTCTGGAGGCCCAAGTAACATGCGTCGGCGTCGTCGGCGACGACGCCGACGGTCGCGAACTGGTGTCGCTCTTGAGCGACGCGGGCGTGGACTCCTCGTGCGTGCTGAGCGATACGACACGGCCAACGACCGTGAAAGAGCGATTCATCGGGCGCGCGGCTAATCGGCATCCCCATCAGATTCTGCGCGTCGATAGCGAAGTGCGTGATCCGCTGCCGACCAGCATCGAGCAACGATTCATCGAGCGATTGCTTCCGCAACTTGGCTCGTATCAAGTCGTGCTGATTTCCGACTACAACAAGGGAGTCTGCACTCCCCGTTTGCTGCAGGCAGTCATTCACGCGGCGCGAGACGCCGGCGTGCCGGTAATTGTCGATCCGGCGCGCGGAGTCGACTATAGTGTCTATCATGGCGCGACCACCATGACGCCCAACCGTTTGGAGGCGGAACTGGCGACCGGCGTCAAGATTTCCACTACCGCCGACGCCTTCCGCGCGGGCGAGCAACTCTGCCGGCAATTGGCGCTCGACATGGCGATCGTCACGCTCGATCGCGATGGCATGGCGCTAGCTTGGCCCCCCCCCGCTCGTAATGACCAGCCGACCGGGGAAATCTTCCCCACTCGGGCACGCGCCGTTTACGACATCACTGGCGCCGGCGATATGGTGTTGGCGATGATCGGCGTGGCGCTGGCGGCCGGCGCTTCACCCGCGGCGGCGATTGAGCTGGGCAATATCGCGGCGGGATTGGAAGTGGAGAAAGTTGGTGTGGCGGTGGTGCCGCGAGCGGAGATTCGCGCGGCTTTGGCCGAACGTCAGGCGGCAGCCCAATCGAAAATCCTCTCGCTGGATGACCTGACGCGCGTGGTGGGAGAACATCGTGCGCGCGGGGAATCCATTGTGCTGACCAACGGCTGTTTTGATCTGTTGCATGTCGGTCACGTGAGCTATTTGCAAGAGGCGCGCGCGCTTGGAGATCGTTTGATCGTGGCGGTCAACAGCGATGCCAGCGTGCGCCGGCTCAAGGGACCGACGCGCCCCGTGATCAGCGAAGCCGACCGCGCGGCGATGCTCGCCGCTCTGGCGGCGGTGGATTATGTGTTGGTGTTCGACGAGGACACGCCGCACGATTTCCTGCATCGTCTCAGGCCAGATGTGCTTGTCAAAGGCGGCACCTACACGCCCGATCAGGTGGTTGGACATGAAGTGGTCGAGGCCTATGGCGGCCGTGTCTGTGTGACCGGCATGGTGGACGGCATCTCGACTACCAAGATTGTTAACAGCGTTGCCGATCGGCATGCGCTACGGGGACCGCACTTCGCGCAGTCGTCGACTCGGCAAGATACGCGGAGTATTGGTTGAACATGCGACTGGGACTATTTCTTCCCAACTGGGTGGGCGATCTGGCAATGGCCACGCCAGCCTTGCGCGCGTTGCGGCGGCATTTTGCTCATGCGGAGATCGTCGGCGTCTTGCGGCCGTATCTGGTCGATGTGTTGGCCGGAACGCATTTTCTGGATCAGCAACTTTTGTATGACCCACGCGGCAAGGATCCGTCGCAGCGCGGCAGCCGTTTTGTTCGCGCCCTGCGCAGTCGGCATCTCGACGCTGCGGTGCTGTTCACCAATTCGTTTCGCACCGCCTGGCTCGCCAGGCTGAGCGGCGCTCGTCGACGAATCGGTTATTCGCGAAATGCGCGCGGCTGGCTGCTCACCGATCGACTTTTTCAGGATACACAGAACGGCAAATTCGTGCCGTCGCCTGTGCTCGACGATTATCTGCGTTTGGCCTATGCGCTGGGATGTCCGGCGGAATCACCGCGGATTGAACTAGGTACTACGCACGCCGACGAATCGGCTGCCGATGCGGCGCTTCAGTCGCTGGGCATCTCGCCGCCGTTTGTCGCCATCAACTCCAGCGGCGCTTTCGGCGCCGCCAAGTTATGGCCAACAGAATATTTCGCCGAGTTGGCCAAGCGAATCGTAACGCAATACCGCCATGACGTGTTGGTGCTCTGTGGCCCCAACGAAAGGGAGATCGCACGCCAGATTGTGTCGCTCGCCGCCAATCCGCGCGTGCGCAGTGTGGCTGACATGCCGCTGAGCATTGGGCTGACCAAGGCCTGTGTGGCCCGTTCACAACTGATGATCACGACCGACAGCGGACCGCGTCATTTTGCCGCCGCGTTCGACGTGCCGGTCATCACGCTTTTCGGACCCACGCATATTGCCTGGAGCGAAACTCATTACACCCGCGCGGTGCATCTGCAACATCCAGTCGATTGCGGTCCTTGCCAGCAACGAACGTGCCCGCTCGGCCATCATCGCTGCATGCGTGATCTCTCTGTTGACATTGTAGAAACTGCCGTCGCCAAGATGTTAGGGAAATTATGGACGGCGCAAGCAGCCTGAAGCCGACGCTCATCTCACAAGCGCCGTCACGGTCGATGCCACGAAGCGTCCCGACGGCTTCGCGCCGCTGGATCTTGTGGCGTAGCGAATGGATTGCCCCGCAGGATCGCTGGTGGCTCGAAGCCTATGGGCTCGCCGACTTGCAAACCTTGTTGTCCGATAGTTTTGGTGATGCGCCGTTGGTTCGCTGGCCACATCCGATGGCCTGCAATGAACAGCGCACATTGACGCTCAATCGGCGATCGACGTCCGACTGGCGACGCCGCGCAGGCAATTTGCTGAATCATGGTCGACCTGTCACTGAGTTACGGCGTGATTTCGAATGGTCGCGCCGACTAAGAGCTGCTGGCCTGCTGGTCGGGCAACCGCTCGTCTATCTCGAGGAGCTTGGCGCGCCCAGCGGTGGTTGCTTCATGTTCGAGTCGATTCCCGAAGCGTTGTCAATGCATCAGATCTTGTCCACGCTGCAACAATCCGCCGATGCGCTGCGGCGAAAAGAGTTGCTGCACGCCATCGGTCGACATGTCGCCGAGTTGCATTCGAAGGGCTTTGCGCATGGGCAGTTGTTTGCAATTCATCTGCTCGCGCGCGAGATCAGCGGCCACTGGGACGTTGGCACGCAAGCGCACGGAGCGATGAGACAATCGGCGACACTTGGTTTGCGGCACAGAGCAGCCGATTTGGCCTCGATCATCGCGACACTGCCCGAGAGGTTCGTTACGCGTGACGATCGTCAGCGGATGGTCGACAGTTATATCGCAGCAGGACGCATCGCGAGCGTGGCCGCGGAACTTTCCGAACAAATCGACCTGCGCGTCAAGCGGTTGCTGAGTCATCGCGAAATCTGGGAAATACGCGAATGCGAGTCAGCCGAACAGCTGACCCGCCGTCGGACAGACGGCGCGATGCGCAGCCATCTTTGGATTGATCCGGAGTATCGAGCGCAGTTGGAGACGGCCGGCATCGCCAGCGTGCCCGACATGATGAATTCCCAGGCGGGAAAGCAACTGCGTGTGCTGAAGAATCGCGAAAACCGGCGGCTCGAGTTCGCGCATCCACGCGGTCCGCGAGGCGCGTATCTCAAGAAGCATCACCACCGAACGCTGAGCACCTGGCTGCGCGCCAAGTTGAATCGCGGTCCGGGAAATACGGATGGGCGGGTAGAAGCCCGCAACATTGCGGAACTGAATCGTGCGGGAATTGCCGCCATGCGCTTGGTGGCGTTTGGCGAGAGCCTCGCCGCCGACGGGCAGTTGCACTCGTTTGTCCTGACGGAGGAGTTGGCCGGATTCGCA includes:
- the waaF gene encoding lipopolysaccharide heptosyltransferase II, whose product is MRLGLFLPNWVGDLAMATPALRALRRHFAHAEIVGVLRPYLVDVLAGTHFLDQQLLYDPRGKDPSQRGSRFVRALRSRHLDAAVLFTNSFRTAWLARLSGARRRIGYSRNARGWLLTDRLFQDTQNGKFVPSPVLDDYLRLAYALGCPAESPRIELGTTHADESAADAALQSLGISPPFVAINSSGAFGAAKLWPTEYFAELAKRIVTQYRHDVLVLCGPNEREIARQIVSLAANPRVRSVADMPLSIGLTKACVARSQLMITTDSGPRHFAAAFDVPVITLFGPTHIAWSETHYTRAVHLQHPVDCGPCQQRTCPLGHHRCMRDLSVDIVETAVAKMLGKLWTAQAA
- the rfaE2 gene encoding D-glycero-beta-D-manno-heptose 1-phosphate adenylyltransferase, which produces MMNSHALAQTFENLGNPRVLVIGDLILDRYTFGNAERVSQEAPVILLRADQREARAGGAANVCLMLLGLEAQVTCVGVVGDDADGRELVSLLSDAGVDSSCVLSDTTRPTTVKERFIGRAANRHPHQILRVDSEVRDPLPTSIEQRFIERLLPQLGSYQVVLISDYNKGVCTPRLLQAVIHAARDAGVPVIVDPARGVDYSVYHGATTMTPNRLEAELATGVKISTTADAFRAGEQLCRQLALDMAIVTLDRDGMALAWPPPARNDQPTGEIFPTRARAVYDITGAGDMVLAMIGVALAAGASPAAAIELGNIAAGLEVEKVGVAVVPRAEIRAALAERQAAAQSKILSLDDLTRVVGEHRARGESIVLTNGCFDLLHVGHVSYLQEARALGDRLIVAVNSDASVRRLKGPTRPVISEADRAAMLAALAAVDYVLVFDEDTPHDFLHRLRPDVLVKGGTYTPDQVVGHEVVEAYGGRVCVTGMVDGISTTKIVNSVADRHALRGPHFAQSSTRQDTRSIG